One region of Terriglobia bacterium genomic DNA includes:
- a CDS encoding ribonucleotide-diphosphate reductase subunit beta, with the protein MSTAAHTSKSPRQLYNIAKTLGVWDPAKIDLTEDKAHWQMLNPDQREQLIKTCALFYEGEVSVSDTLAWFMLAMPDLDRRMFLSTQIFEEVKHAEFFERYFQEVCGKVDTSAYLVPEYKGVLLDELRQRGETIGQALTSGKGDLPLALSLFACHYMAVVEGTMALTGYEFFEDLLAKTGMFPRLLEGIKLIRADEGRHLVHGMDFLREQLMKYPEHVAPVRELFNTQAANIPRRTDFVFTPNPLGLDRERIQQISYANHNQRMHEAGLE; encoded by the coding sequence ATGTCCACGGCCGCTCATACCAGCAAATCTCCACGCCAGCTTTATAACATCGCCAAAACGCTTGGCGTATGGGACCCGGCAAAGATTGACCTGACGGAAGACAAAGCGCACTGGCAGATGCTGAATCCAGATCAGCGCGAGCAGCTCATCAAGACCTGTGCTCTCTTTTATGAAGGCGAAGTCAGCGTATCAGACACACTCGCCTGGTTCATGCTGGCCATGCCTGATCTCGATCGCCGCATGTTTCTTTCCACCCAGATTTTTGAAGAAGTAAAGCACGCTGAGTTCTTTGAACGCTATTTTCAGGAAGTCTGCGGCAAGGTGGATACATCGGCTTACCTCGTCCCGGAATACAAAGGCGTCCTGCTCGACGAACTCCGCCAGCGAGGTGAAACCATTGGTCAGGCGCTCACCAGCGGCAAAGGCGACCTTCCCTTGGCGCTTAGCCTCTTCGCGTGCCATTACATGGCCGTGGTGGAAGGCACAATGGCGCTCACCGGGTATGAATTTTTTGAAGACTTGCTGGCCAAAACCGGAATGTTCCCTCGCCTGCTTGAAGGAATCAAGCTAATTCGCGCCGACGAAGGCCGCCACCTGGTTCACGGCATGGATTTCCTTCGCGAACAGTTAATGAAGTATCCGGAGCATGTGGCGCCAGTGCGTGAATTATTCAATACACAGGCCGCGAACATTCCTCGCCGGACGGATTTTGTATTTACGCCCAATCCACTCGGGCTCGATCGGGAACGCATCCAGCAGATCTCTTATGCGAACCACAATCAGCGTATGCATGAGGCGGGATTGGAATAG
- a CDS encoding PAS domain-containing protein produces MDGLLHRLAGIDLYRENPVLRYGLALFFVLAALTANFMPIVGQRLPFFFFFAAVALTARLCGFGPAVMATVLSGLLANFFFLPPYFSFGFGPNALIQVFLFVMVSLLITNVALQKSVAEMAAFKSQSQLAETLRTITEGFISYSPDWTVNYVNPAGARLCGSTVAEMTGRKLWELFPDSVGTELEANFKKAMREREPVHFESFYPRLNRWYTISGYPGSLGLTVIFQDISETRQTREALRTTERRLQIAQVSARLGSWEWNVKTNELWWADGMWLVHGQPIGLMAPSFEHGMAFIHQDDRDRVQLALQDALAGKGEYETEYRTTFPDGSVHWIGARGRVIFDKTGQPERMIGVAMDITSKKLAEDALRKSEKLAAAGRLAATIAHEINNPLEAVTNLFYILRLTDKWDDNTRSYLAQAEHELARIAHVTRQTLGFYRDTTSPHVMDLPKIVEEALSLYLPRIQAKNIRLSREYDETVKVMGLPGEIRQVVSNLVANAIDALPAAGALRIRVHHATELNNSHRAGGRIVIADTGSGITPEHRKKLFEPFYTTKQDVGTGLGLWVSREIVQKHGGNITLRSSVAPGHSGTVFSIFLPE; encoded by the coding sequence ATGGATGGGCTGCTCCATCGGCTTGCAGGTATCGACTTATATCGCGAGAATCCTGTGTTGCGGTATGGCTTGGCGCTGTTTTTTGTGTTAGCGGCGCTGACGGCAAATTTTATGCCCATCGTTGGGCAGCGGCTCCCTTTCTTCTTCTTTTTTGCCGCAGTGGCGCTCACGGCGCGGCTGTGCGGCTTTGGCCCGGCGGTTATGGCCACGGTGCTTTCCGGCTTGTTGGCAAATTTCTTTTTTTTGCCGCCTTACTTTTCGTTTGGTTTTGGACCCAACGCGCTGATCCAGGTTTTTCTTTTTGTGATGGTTTCACTGTTGATCACCAACGTTGCCTTGCAGAAATCGGTGGCGGAAATGGCCGCGTTCAAGAGCCAGAGTCAGTTGGCGGAAACGCTCAGGACGATCACAGAAGGTTTTATTTCCTACAGCCCTGACTGGACAGTTAATTACGTAAATCCCGCCGGAGCGCGGTTATGCGGTTCAACTGTGGCGGAAATGACCGGGCGCAAACTGTGGGAACTCTTCCCGGACAGTGTGGGTACCGAGCTGGAAGCCAATTTCAAGAAGGCGATGCGCGAGCGCGAGCCCGTACACTTTGAGTCGTTTTATCCGCGGCTGAACCGCTGGTACACGATTTCCGGCTATCCCGGATCGCTTGGCCTTACGGTGATTTTCCAGGACATCTCAGAGACCCGGCAAACGCGTGAAGCCCTGCGCACCACGGAGCGCCGGCTACAGATTGCGCAGGTTTCCGCCCGCCTGGGCTCGTGGGAGTGGAACGTAAAGACGAACGAACTATGGTGGGCTGATGGCATGTGGCTGGTGCATGGCCAACCTATCGGCCTCATGGCGCCGAGCTTTGAACATGGAATGGCGTTCATTCATCAGGATGATCGTGATCGAGTGCAACTGGCGCTCCAGGACGCCCTGGCGGGTAAAGGCGAATATGAAACTGAATATCGCACCACGTTCCCTGATGGAAGCGTGCACTGGATTGGCGCTCGCGGCCGGGTCATCTTTGATAAAACCGGCCAGCCTGAGCGGATGATTGGCGTCGCCATGGACATTACCAGCAAGAAGCTGGCGGAGGATGCATTGCGCAAATCAGAAAAATTGGCTGCCGCAGGACGGCTGGCTGCCACCATTGCGCATGAAATCAACAACCCGCTGGAAGCCGTGACGAACCTGTTCTACATCCTGCGCCTGACCGACAAGTGGGACGATAACACCCGCAGCTACCTTGCCCAGGCCGAGCATGAACTGGCGCGCATTGCGCATGTGACGCGGCAAACTCTGGGTTTTTATCGCGACACTACTTCGCCACATGTAATGGACCTGCCGAAAATCGTGGAAGAAGCATTGTCTTTGTACCTGCCGCGCATTCAGGCAAAAAATATCCGGCTCTCCCGCGAGTACGATGAGACGGTAAAAGTTATGGGACTGCCGGGAGAAATCCGCCAGGTGGTTTCCAATCTGGTCGCCAATGCCATTGATGCCCTGCCCGCAGCCGGTGCGTTGCGTATCCGCGTGCACCATGCCACAGAGCTGAACAACTCACATCGGGCAGGCGGAAGAATTGTTATCGCCGATACCGGCAGCGGAATCACGCCGGAACATCGCAAGAAGCTTTTTGAGCCGTTCTATACCACCAAGCAAGACGTGGGCACAGGGCTGGGACTCTGGGTGTCACGCGAAATTGTGCAGAAACACGGTGGCAACATTACGCTGCGCAGCAGCGTTGCCCCCGGCCACAGCGGGACGGTGTTTTCTATTTTTCTGCCGGAATAA
- a CDS encoding DinB family protein, producing MAAQPQTFQQGSRNISQALLPEFDHEMANTRKSLERVPEDKFSFKPHPKSMTLGALATHLATINHWAEAIFGQDSFDVSTAPPNPELKTRAEVLASFDKTTAAARKAIADSTDAHFMKPWTLTAGNQTVLSLPRVAVVRSFLLNHNIHHRAQLGVYLRLNDVPVPSIYGPSADERNM from the coding sequence ATGGCTGCACAGCCACAGACATTCCAGCAAGGAAGCAGAAACATTAGCCAGGCACTTCTGCCGGAGTTCGACCACGAAATGGCCAACACGCGCAAGTCACTGGAGCGCGTTCCGGAAGATAAGTTCAGCTTTAAACCACATCCCAAGTCCATGACGCTGGGCGCACTCGCGACGCATCTGGCAACCATCAACCATTGGGCTGAAGCGATTTTTGGCCAGGACAGTTTTGACGTGAGCACAGCGCCGCCCAACCCCGAACTCAAGACGAGGGCTGAAGTGCTGGCGTCCTTCGATAAAACCACCGCGGCCGCACGCAAGGCAATCGCAGATTCCACTGACGCTCACTTCATGAAACCCTGGACTCTGACGGCAGGGAACCAGACAGTACTTTCGCTGCCACGCGTGGCGGTGGTGCGCAGCTTTTTGCTGAACCACAACATCCACCATCGCGCGCAGCTGGGCGTTTACCTGCGCCTGAATGATGTGCCTGTTCCCTCGATTTATGGGCCCTCGGCTGATGAGAGAAATATGTAA
- the rsgA gene encoding ribosome small subunit-dependent GTPase A, with translation MLQQAGWDEVWEKKFAEFAGKGLKPARVLAQHRHSYSLWRAAGEADAELAGALLYRAETGDLPVVGDWVAVRQYSPADMAIITDVLPRRTKFSRKASGTSGEEQVIAANIDLLFIVCGLDHDYNLRRLERYLIAAAQSGAKPVIVLNKADLYKADLHHADLGADLQARIAEVNAIAAGVPVQAISALREGCSGQDSAATLLPMIASGQTAALFGSSGAGKSTIVNQLLGTAAQTTQPTRESDSRGRHTTTHRELFFLSNGGLILDNPGIRELQLWSQDLRQGSPRSAVDEAFPEIEALAATCAFRDCTHIAEPACAVQQALASGEIDDARWRSYLKLQRELRHAAAQVDPNLRRTEKERWKKLCSGVKRNQKRR, from the coding sequence ATGCTGCAACAAGCAGGATGGGATGAAGTGTGGGAAAAGAAATTTGCTGAGTTTGCCGGGAAAGGGCTGAAGCCGGCGCGCGTTCTGGCGCAACACAGACACAGCTATTCACTTTGGAGAGCGGCGGGCGAAGCCGACGCCGAACTTGCGGGAGCGCTGCTGTATCGCGCTGAAACGGGTGATCTACCAGTTGTGGGCGATTGGGTTGCCGTTCGCCAATATTCGCCTGCGGACATGGCCATCATCACAGATGTTTTGCCGCGAAGGACGAAGTTTTCCCGCAAGGCCAGCGGAACATCCGGGGAAGAGCAGGTCATTGCCGCGAATATCGACCTGCTGTTCATCGTTTGCGGGCTGGACCATGACTATAACTTACGTCGGCTGGAACGCTATCTGATAGCGGCAGCGCAGAGCGGAGCAAAGCCGGTCATCGTGCTCAACAAAGCCGACCTTTATAAGGCCGATCTTCATCATGCAGATCTGGGTGCCGATCTGCAAGCGCGTATTGCGGAAGTGAATGCCATTGCTGCGGGCGTTCCGGTGCAGGCGATCTCGGCGCTGAGAGAAGGCTGCAGTGGCCAGGACTCAGCAGCAACATTGCTGCCGATGATCGCCTCTGGACAAACCGCAGCGTTGTTTGGATCTTCAGGCGCGGGTAAATCGACAATCGTGAATCAACTTTTGGGAACAGCGGCGCAGACAACGCAACCGACGCGCGAGTCTGACAGTCGTGGACGCCACACGACGACGCATCGGGAGCTATTCTTTCTGTCGAATGGCGGATTGATTCTGGACAATCCGGGAATCCGTGAACTGCAATTGTGGTCACAAGATTTGCGGCAGGGAAGCCCACGATCCGCAGTGGATGAAGCTTTCCCGGAGATTGAAGCGCTGGCAGCGACGTGCGCTTTTCGCGACTGCACTCACATTGCTGAACCTGCGTGTGCCGTGCAGCAGGCTTTGGCGTCTGGTGAAATCGACGACGCGCGATGGCGCAGCTATCTAAAGTTGCAGCGTGAACTGCGCCATGCGGCGGCGCAGGTGGACCCAAATCTGCGTCGCACAGAAAAAGAGCGATGGAAGAAGCTGTGCAGCGGCGTGAAACGTAACCAGAAGCGGAGATGA